From a single Brassica napus cultivar Da-Ae chromosome C9, Da-Ae, whole genome shotgun sequence genomic region:
- the LOC106350049 gene encoding uncharacterized protein LOC106350049 yields MDLSYKLREDWYHHGEVISGADCRSNASERNKEILGLYQAAEYLDEDFIRQRDLSEVAEGEGKEEDEFLAKLADAETPLYPSCANHSKRSAIVSLFRIKTQSGWSDRSFDLLLETLPQMLPEENVLHTSLYEVKRFLKSFDMGYEKIHACVNDCCLFRKEFEKLDNCLKCNASRWKINMRTGDVKKGIPQKVLRYFPIIPRLKRMFRSEKMAKDLRWHCSNKSTDGKSRHLVDSVTWDQMNDKYPLFAAEERNLRLGLSTDGFNPFKMKNVNYSAWPVLLVNYNMSREKCMKEENIMLSLLIPGPTQPGNNIDVYLEPLIEDLNHLWEQGEVTYDAFSHTTFKLRAMLLWTIQDFPAYGNLAGCKVKGKMGCPVCGKNSDIMWLTNCRKHVYMSHRKGLPPRHAYRGKKSWFDGKAEHGEKESDDESSESEEEEEAVDEEELSRWKKRSIFFKLPYWEELPVGHNLDMMHVERNVAASLIATLLHCGKSKDGLNARKDLELLGIRKDLHPQPRGKRTYLPPALWSLSSKEKKVFCKRLSEFRGPDGYCSNISRCLKMEECKISGMKSHDYHVLMQQLLPVAITRLLPEGVRIAIGRLCAFFHHLFHQGRKARLCGPVHFRWMYPFERYMKVLKDFVRNPARPEGCIAEAYLAEECVRFCSEFLKKATSYEEKPERKTEFESSSILEGRPISAGTDCVLSEKDMNIVHLAVIHNMAIVEPYVDMNIQHLQDINEICRCDATTLWRTHTLKFASWLKEQLPITLQNHEETLTWLAYGPSASARAYSGYIINGLRFPTISVDRVVEILLIDYNTFYIPVFHCQWANIGNGVKVEDGFTLVNLNQSQMAFARDLYILASQAKQVFYSRVDESSSWYVAMRGPTRRYSEDDCEDGHADVGPLPAVVAMDADDLVDDSRNARDDCEGIYV; encoded by the exons ATGGATTTGAGTTACAAGCTGCGGGAGgattggtatcatcatggagaagtAATATCAGGGGCTGACTGTAGAAGCAATGCAAGTGAGAGGAACAAAGAGATTTTAGGGTTATACCAAGCAGCTGAGTATCTTGATGAAGATTTTATTAGGCAGCGTGATCTAAGTGAGGTTGCTGAAGGTGAAggtaaggaagaagatgagtttCTTGCTAAGCTAGCAGATGCCGAGACACCTCTGTATCCAAGTTGTGCTAACCACAGCAAGCGGTCGGCGATAGTTTCACTCTTTAGGATAAAGACACAGAGTGGTTGGTCTGATAGAAGCTTCGATCTTTTGCTGGAGACTTTGCCACAGATGCTACCCGAGGAGAATGTCTTGCACACATCCTTGTACGAAGTTAAAAGGTTTCTGAAATCTTTTGACATGGGCTATGAGAAGATACACGCTTGTGTGAACGACTGTTGTCTGTTCAGAAAGGAGTTTGAGAAGCTAGACAACTGTCTGAAATGCAATGCTTCAAGATGGAAGATTAACATGCGCACAGGTGATGTGAAGAAAGGTATTCCACAGAAAGTTCTGAGATATTTCCCGATAATTCCACGTCTGAAGCGGATGTTCAGGTCAGAGAAAATGGCGAAGGACTTAAGGTGGCATTGTAGTAACAAGAGCACTGATGGAAAAAGTAGACATCTAGTAGATTCTGTTACTTGGGATCAAATGAATGACAAATACCCGTTATTTGCTGCTGAAGAAAGGAATCTTAGGCTTGGACTGTCCACTGATGGGTTCAATCCTtttaaaatgaagaatgtgAACTACAGTGCTTGGCCGGTTTTGCTAGTGAATTACAACATGTCACGTGAGAAGTGTATGAAGGAGGAGAACATCATGTTGTCATTGCTGATTCCTGGTCCAACCCAACCTGGAAACAATATTGATGTGTACTTAGAACCACTTATAGAGGATCTAAACCATCTGTGGGAGCAAGGAGAGGTCACATATGATGCATTCAGTCACACCACTTTCAAGTTAAGAGCAATGCTTCTCTGGACCATTCAGGATTTTCCTGCGTATGGAAATCTTGCAGGGTGTAAGGTAAAGGGCAAAAtgggatgtcctgtgtgtgggAAAAACTCAGATATTATGTGGCTGACTAATTGCCGGAAGCACGTATATATGTCCCATCGGAAAGGTCTACCTCCGAGACATGCTTATCGTGGAAAGAAATCATGGTTTGATGGGAAAGCTGAGCATGGGGAAAAGG AGTCGGATGATGAATCTAGTGAAtcagaggaagaggaggaagcaGTAGATGAGGAGGAGCTATCTCGATGGAAGAAGCGGTCAATCTTTTTCAAGTTACCTTATTGGGAG GAACTCCCGGTTGGACACAATTTAGACATGATGCACGTCGAAAGAAATGTTGCTGCAAGCCTTATCGCAACATTGTTGCATTGTGGAAAATCAAAAGATGGACTTAACGCTCGAAAAGATCTTGAACTGCTTGGCATTAGGAAGGATTTACATCCTCAACCCCGTGGGAAAAGAACTTACCTCCCTCCAGCTCTTTGGTCTTTGTCCAGCAAAGAGAAGAAAGTATTCTGCAAGCGTCTATCTGAATTTCGTGGTCCGGATGGTTACTGCTCAAATATATCAAGGTGTCTGAAGATGGAGGAATGTAAGATATCAGGAATGAAATCACATGATTACCATGTGTTGATGCAACAGCTTCTTCCGGTTGCGATTACAA GGTTATTACCTGAAGGTGTTAGGATAGCTATTGGACGTCTGTGTGCTTTCTTCCATCATCTCT TTCATCAAGGCAGGAAAGCTCGGTTATGTGGACCTGTCCATTTCCGTTGGATGTACCCATTTGAGAG GTACATGAAAGTGCTGAAAGACTTCGTAAGAAACCCTGCAAGACCAGAGGGTTGTATTGCTGAAGCGTATCTCGCAGAGGAATGTGTTAGGTTCTGCAGTGAGTTCTTGAAAAAGGCAACAAGTTATGAGGAGAAACCTGAAAGGAAAACTGAGTTCGAGAGCAGCTCTATTCTGGAGGGACGTCCAATATCCGCAGGCACTGATTGTGTTCTTTCTGAGAAGGATATGAACATTGTACATCTTGCTGTGATTCACAATATGGCAATCGTTGAACCTTATGTGGA CATGAACATACAACATCTACAggacattaatgaaatatgtagATGTGATGCAACAACATTATGGAGAACCCATACTCTGAAATTTGCATCCTGGTTAAAAGAGCAG CTACCAATTACTTTACAAAATCACGAGGAAACATTGACGTGGTTGGCCTACGGTCCTAGTGCAAGCGCAAGGGCTTATAGTGGCTATATCATTAATGGTCTGCGGTTTCCCACCATTTCAGTTGACAG AGTGGTGGAGATTCTACTGATCGACTACAATACATTCTACATTCCTGTATTCCACTGCCAATGGGCAAACATAGGAAATGGAGTGAAGGTAGAAGATGGCTTCACACTAGTCAACCTGAACCAAAGCCAAATGGCTTTTGCTAGAGATCTATACATCCTCGCCTCACAAGCCAAGCAAGTATTTTATTCTAGAGTAGATGAGTCATCCAGTTGGTATGTAGCTATGAGAGGTCCTACAAGAAGATACAGTGAAGACGATTGTGAAGATGGTCATGCAGATGTTGGTCCATTGCCAGCAGTTGTAGCTATGGATGCTGATGACTTGGTTGATGATTCTAGAAATGCCAGGGATGACTGTGAAGGAATTTATGTTTGA